In Rickettsia endosymbiont of Gonocerus acuteangulatus, the following are encoded in one genomic region:
- a CDS encoding transposase, with amino-acid sequence MLNNAVYSKKIPFQTVLFDTWYSTHKIMQHVDSLGKYYYAPIKANRNVSKTHDSKPYKAVKELTFSDEEIRHGVEIHIKGFAKNKHVNLFKFTVSTNRVEYVVTNNKTHKSSKAAQDECGFRWVIESMHREIKQLTGIERCQCRKQRIQRNHISWAFLVWAFLKRTANTIGKTVYQIKLGLLDEYMQQQLRSPSLRYLEPNIA; translated from the coding sequence ATGTTAAATAATGCTGTTTATAGCAAGAAGATTCCTTTTCAAACAGTACTTTTTGACACATGGTATTCTACACATAAAATTATGCAACATGTTGACTCTCTGGGGAAATATTATTATGCCCCTATTAAAGCCAATAGAAACGTTAGTAAAACACACGATTCTAAACCTTATAAAGCTGTAAAAGAGTTGACATTTTCAGATGAAGAGATCAGGCATGGAGTAGAGATTCATATAAAAGGCTTTGCTAAAAATAAGCATGTTAATTTGTTTAAATTTACTGTTTCTACCAACAGAGTTGAGTATGTTGTTACCAATAACAAAACTCACAAATCTTCTAAAGCTGCACAAGATGAGTGTGGCTTTCGATGGGTAATTGAGAGCATGCACAGAGAAATTAAGCAACTTACTGGGATAGAACGTTGTCAATGCAGGAAACAGCGTATTCAACGTAATCATATTAGTTGGGCATTTTTAGTTTGGGCATTTCTCAAAAGGACTGCAAATACAATCGGTAAAACGGTTTACCAAATAAAGTTAGGGCTTTTAGATGAATATATGCAACAACAGCTGCGTTCTCCATCTTTACGATATTTAGAACCAAACATAGCGTAA
- the ubiH gene encoding 2-octaprenyl-6-methoxyphenyl hydroxylase — MNQIKTKKIDKVILGCALSGMLTALAFAKRGIETTIFESKSVKSPSFFNDIRTTALTPASKDFLSSIDIWKKLEEFASTMKDVYVVDNKAPEILELKNYSSLGYVVQNNDFKKILLSKVIDNPLITLIDNKEYQEIISHDEHSIIKFNDNNQIKCNLLIICDGTNSKVRSHYFANEIEKPYQTALVFNIKHEKPHENCAMEHFLPLGPFALLPMKDQYSSSVIWSTSSDQAALIIQLPIEEVRFLTQRNAGNSLGKITIDSEVRGFPLKARIANRYFHNKMVLIADSAHIVHPLAGQGLNQGIKDMEALINVINNNLPLSEYQKSRQADNFIMYKLTDELNNIFSNHSKSLRHLRQIGFKMINNFKTIKNLITSYAMGKR, encoded by the coding sequence ATGAATCAGATAAAAACAAAGAAGATTGATAAAGTTATTTTGGGATGCGCTTTGAGTGGTATGCTAACCGCTCTTGCTTTTGCTAAAAGGGGTATAGAAACTACCATATTTGAAAGTAAATCTGTTAAAAGCCCTAGCTTTTTTAATGATATTAGAACAACTGCTTTGACACCAGCTTCCAAAGATTTTTTATCTTCCATTGATATATGGAAGAAACTTGAAGAATTTGCGAGTACCATGAAAGATGTTTATGTAGTTGATAATAAAGCTCCTGAAATATTGGAACTAAAAAATTATAGTTCTTTAGGGTATGTAGTTCAGAATAACGATTTTAAGAAAATATTATTATCAAAAGTAATTGATAATCCGCTGATAACATTAATTGATAATAAAGAATATCAAGAGATTATAAGCCATGATGAACATTCTATTATTAAGTTTAATGACAACAACCAAATTAAATGTAATTTACTAATTATATGTGATGGTACAAATTCAAAGGTTAGGTCACATTATTTTGCAAATGAAATAGAAAAGCCATATCAAACAGCTTTAGTATTTAATATTAAGCATGAAAAACCACATGAGAATTGTGCTATGGAGCATTTTCTGCCTTTAGGACCTTTTGCATTATTGCCGATGAAAGATCAATATAGTTCTTCTGTAATATGGTCAACTTCTTCTGACCAAGCTGCTTTAATTATCCAGCTGCCTATTGAAGAGGTTAGATTTTTAACGCAAAGAAATGCTGGTAATTCGCTTGGAAAAATTACTATCGATAGTGAAGTAAGAGGTTTTCCGCTAAAAGCTCGTATAGCAAATAGATATTTTCATAATAAAATGGTACTTATTGCCGATAGTGCTCATATTGTGCATCCATTGGCCGGTCAAGGGCTTAATCAAGGTATAAAAGATATGGAAGCCCTAATTAATGTGATAAATAATAATTTACCGCTATCAGAATACCAAAAATCAAGGCAAGCAGATAATTTTATTATGTATAAGCTAACTGATGAGCTTAATAATATTTTCTCAAATCATTCAAAAAGTTTAAGGCATTTAAGACAAATAGGGTTTAAAATGATAAATAACTTTAAGACTATTAAAAATCTGATTACTAGCTACGCAATGGGTAAAAGGTAG
- a CDS encoding gamma carbonic anhydrase family protein — protein sequence MILPYKGIKPNIDKTAYIAPSSSIIGDVKIGSNSSIWFNTVLRGDVESIKIGDNTNVQDGSVIHTSRFNGPVEIGDNITIGHLSLIHACIICNNAFIGMSSTIMDYAVIEEYAFVAAGSLVPPKKIIKSKELWMGRPAKFVRYLTDQELEEMQDNVRNYIELANIYSSNK from the coding sequence ATGATTCTTCCTTATAAAGGAATTAAACCTAACATTGATAAAACCGCTTATATTGCTCCAAGTAGTTCTATAATAGGTGATGTTAAGATCGGAAGTAATTCAAGCATTTGGTTTAACACTGTTTTAAGAGGAGATGTTGAATCAATAAAGATAGGAGATAATACTAACGTACAAGACGGCAGCGTAATTCATACTTCAAGGTTTAATGGTCCTGTAGAAATAGGCGATAACATAACTATTGGTCATTTATCGCTTATTCACGCTTGTATTATTTGTAATAATGCCTTTATTGGTATGAGTAGCACAATAATGGACTATGCTGTAATAGAAGAATATGCTTTTGTTGCTGCAGGAAGCCTTGTACCTCCTAAAAAAATAATTAAATCTAAAGAATTATGGATGGGTCGCCCTGCAAAATTCGTTAGATATTTAACAGATCAAGAGTTAGAAGAAATGCAAGATAATGTAAGGAATTACATAGAACTTGCTAATATTTATAGCTCTAATAAATAG
- a CDS encoding IS30 family transposase, with protein sequence MMNRKYRHLSREERYEIKRMYDLGVSINKIAQHLTRSKSTISMELKRNKVKGKYMPCVAQEQYKKRMHQQELLKIEKLPILLNYIKNAMIHKKWSPDAIAGKLKLDKNTACCISTESIYRFVYTSPVAAKLKLYSYLPSKRYKRQERGTRHQRIIIPQRISIHQRDAIAMQKLEVGHFEADLTFHKGNQSMNIGVLVDKKSQKIILVLNNSKRAKTVTTGFLKKIKTLPSSVRKTITMDNGKEFVGHLAYRLSGFQTFFCDPYRPRQKALVEKMNSMIHRILPKNTDITTVTQRGLDNIAEILNNMPRKIFGYKTPNEIWAENL encoded by the coding sequence ATGATGAACAGAAAATATAGACACTTATCTCGCGAAGAGAGATATGAAATAAAAAGAATGTATGACCTAGGAGTCAGTATTAACAAGATAGCACAACATCTTACGAGGTCTAAAAGCACTATTAGTATGGAGCTAAAAAGAAATAAAGTAAAAGGTAAGTATATGCCTTGTGTTGCTCAGGAACAATATAAAAAAAGGATGCATCAGCAAGAGTTATTAAAAATAGAGAAGTTACCTATTTTGTTAAATTATATCAAAAATGCTATGATTCACAAGAAATGGTCACCGGATGCTATAGCCGGAAAGTTAAAACTGGACAAAAATACAGCTTGTTGTATCAGTACAGAAAGTATATATAGATTTGTCTACACTTCTCCAGTTGCAGCTAAATTAAAGTTATATAGCTATTTACCGTCTAAAAGATATAAAAGGCAAGAAAGGGGGACAAGGCATCAAAGGATCATTATACCACAAAGGATCTCAATACATCAGCGTGATGCAATAGCAATGCAAAAGCTAGAAGTAGGGCATTTTGAGGCAGATCTTACATTTCATAAAGGTAATCAAAGTATGAATATCGGTGTGCTGGTGGATAAAAAGAGTCAAAAGATTATTTTAGTGCTGAATAACTCCAAAAGAGCTAAAACAGTTACCACTGGGTTTTTAAAAAAGATCAAAACGCTGCCAAGTAGTGTTAGAAAGACTATTACTATGGATAATGGCAAAGAGTTTGTAGGGCATCTTGCTTATAGACTATCTGGGTTTCAAACTTTCTTTTGTGATCCATACCGCCCTAGACAAAAAGCACTAGTGGAGAAAATGAATTCTATGATTCATAGAATTTTACCTAAAAATACAGATATTACAACCGTTACACAAAGAGGTCTTGACAATATTGCTGAGATTTTAAATAACATGCCAAGAAAGATTTTTGGTTATAAAACCCCCAATGAAATTTGGGCAGAAAATTTATAG
- a CDS encoding AbrB/MazE/SpoVT family DNA-binding domain-containing protein, whose protein sequence is MLLGCGVTISENGRINIPTKIRNQLHISSGDQLMLVFDKELKLIPLKNKIKEFQALVKSKNKNNISLVDSLIKSRKEEFDNNFPN, encoded by the coding sequence ATGCTTTTGGGGTGTGGAGTTACTATTTCTGAAAATGGCAGAATAAATATTCCAACAAAAATTCGCAATCAATTGCATATTTCTTCAGGGGATCAACTGATGTTAGTTTTTGATAAGGAATTAAAGCTTATTCCTTTAAAAAATAAAATTAAAGAATTTCAAGCATTGGTAAAATCTAAAAATAAAAATAATATATCATTAGTTGACTCTTTGATTAAATCAAGAAAAGAAGAGTTTGATAATAATTTTCCTAATTAA
- a CDS encoding ankyrin repeat domain-containing protein → MPKTINDFNRYLPVIHFSQTELEERLCNAVKYNDKKTAEIAISELNRSDNFISDLRISKGNFSHDIYIGDSLPLVAVKNNNLDMLKMLLSCGFEPNTPAGTNCYTPLWYAAYKGYTNFVRTLLEYPINNINEIFGKQTPLKRALIYKHKEIAKLLIDKINPEKFSFNGVEDIALLAHDQFMFIINEISTDKKISLFKLCSKNIKEYKHIILLGQGETGINNLHINNKYMLDYLDNNHDDSTTIIGSDYNWLYRLK, encoded by the coding sequence ATGCCTAAAACTATAAATGATTTTAATAGATACTTACCAGTAATACATTTTTCTCAGACAGAGTTAGAAGAAAGATTATGTAATGCTGTTAAATATAACGATAAAAAAACAGCTGAGATAGCTATTTCTGAATTAAATAGGAGTGATAATTTTATTAGTGATCTTCGTATCAGCAAAGGTAATTTCAGTCATGATATTTATATAGGAGATAGTTTGCCATTAGTAGCAGTAAAAAATAATAATCTTGACATGCTTAAAATGTTATTATCATGTGGATTTGAGCCAAATACTCCAGCTGGTACAAATTGTTATACTCCTTTATGGTATGCAGCATATAAAGGATATACTAATTTTGTAAGAACGCTTCTTGAATATCCAATAAATAATATAAACGAAATTTTTGGTAAACAAACGCCTTTAAAAAGGGCATTAATATATAAACATAAAGAAATAGCAAAGCTTTTAATAGACAAAATTAACCCTGAAAAATTTTCGTTTAACGGAGTGGAGGATATAGCTCTATTGGCTCACGATCAATTTATGTTTATTATCAATGAAATATCTACTGATAAAAAAATATCATTGTTTAAATTATGTTCTAAAAATATTAAAGAATATAAACATATTATACTTCTCGGACAAGGCGAAACAGGAATAAATAATTTACACATAAATAATAAATATATGCTAGATTATTTAGACAATAATCACGATGATTCTACGACTATAATTGGCTCTGACTATAATTGGCTCTATAGATTAAAATAA
- the rplS gene encoding 50S ribosomal protein L19, translating into MNIIDRFEQENISKLIENKKIPDFKAGDTVKVTVKIVDRSVEKDGKEKLTERFQAYEGVVIAKRNCGITSSFLVRKISHGEGVERRFMTYSPVVHAIDVVKYGVVRRAKLYYLRERSGKSARIKERHMHIAKTPKAKVAEAV; encoded by the coding sequence ATGAATATTATTGACCGCTTTGAACAGGAAAATATTTCAAAGCTTATTGAAAATAAAAAAATTCCTGATTTTAAAGCTGGTGATACAGTTAAAGTTACCGTAAAAATAGTTGATAGATCAGTTGAGAAAGATGGTAAAGAAAAGCTGACTGAAAGATTCCAAGCTTATGAGGGTGTGGTTATTGCTAAAAGAAATTGTGGCATTACCTCTTCGTTTTTAGTACGTAAAATTAGCCATGGTGAGGGTGTTGAGAGACGCTTCATGACTTATTCACCGGTAGTACATGCTATTGATGTAGTAAAATATGGTGTAGTTCGTCGTGCTAAACTTTACTATTTAAGAGAGAGAAGTGGTAAATCAGCGAGAATTAAAGAAAGACACATGCATATTGCTAAAACACCTAAAGCTAAAGTAGCTGAGGCTGTTTAA
- a CDS encoding transposase has translation MGSVAHHWLQEGIEKGIEKGRKTEKITLAKKILVKNKPLDEIIDFTGLTKKEIEKLK, from the coding sequence ATGGGAAGCGTAGCACATCACTGGTTACAAGAAGGTATTGAGAAAGGCATAGAAAAAGGCAGAAAAACCGAGAAAATTACTCTAGCTAAAAAGATATTAGTAAAAAATAAGCCTTTAGATGAAATAATAGATTTTACAGGTTTAACCAAAAAAGAAATCGAAAAACTAAAGTAA
- the def gene encoding peptide deformylase — protein MNQEKSYYQIVYAPNDIFKKQAEYIEVVDDNIRTIVDKMLNTMQIERAVGLGANMVGILKRIAVVDLHENNKSSPIIFINPEITYFSNDKQTFMERSLSFPGIEAPITRSKAIKINYLDYQGNKQELEAHDFLATVIQHEVDYLNGKVFLDHLSKLKRDTLLKKMLKHIKMHPPHVHGSGCRH, from the coding sequence ATGAACCAAGAAAAATCTTACTATCAAATAGTTTACGCTCCAAACGATATCTTTAAGAAGCAAGCAGAATATATAGAAGTTGTTGATGATAATATTCGTACTATTGTAGACAAAATGCTTAATACTATGCAGATAGAAAGAGCGGTAGGGCTTGGTGCTAATATGGTTGGTATATTAAAGCGTATAGCGGTAGTTGATTTACATGAGAATAACAAATCATCACCTATTATTTTTATCAATCCGGAAATAACTTATTTCTCAAACGACAAACAAACATTTATGGAAAGATCTTTATCATTTCCAGGAATAGAAGCACCTATTACCAGATCAAAAGCAATAAAAATAAATTACCTTGATTATCAAGGGAATAAACAAGAGCTAGAAGCACATGATTTTTTAGCAACAGTAATTCAGCATGAAGTAGATTATTTAAATGGCAAAGTTTTTTTAGATCATTTATCTAAACTAAAACGTGACACTTTGCTTAAAAAAATGCTGAAGCATATAAAAATGCACCCTCCTCATGTTCATGGAAGCGGCTGTAGGCATTAA
- a CDS encoding transposase, with amino-acid sequence MTKIEQTDKIKLENMLKTSLNPKTEEEIMGSIAHHWLQEGIEKGIVQGIEKGIEKGSKTEKIILAKEMMANKEPLEKIIKYTKLKKEEIEKLKI; translated from the coding sequence TTGACTAAAATAGAGCAAACTGATAAAATAAAGTTAGAAAATATGCTTAAAACAAGCTTAAATCCTAAAACAGAAGAGGAAATTATGGGAAGCATAGCACATCACTGGTTACAAGAAGGTATTGAGAAAGGTATAGTACAAGGTATTGAGAAAGGCATAGAAAAAGGTAGCAAAACAGAGAAAATTATTTTAGCAAAAGAAATGATGGCTAATAAAGAGCCTTTAGAAAAAATTATAAAATATACTAAGTTAAAAAAAGAAGAGATTGAGAAATTAAAAATATAA
- the tnpA gene encoding IS200/IS605 family transposase, giving the protein MSKYIHKSHNVTVLLYHMVFPAKYRRAVFDVSVDQVLREICLEIEKRYQIKFLEIGVDEDHVHFLVQSVPTYSVTKIVTTIKSVTARQIFRQCPQVKKQLWGGEFWTDGYFTSTVGKHGNENMIGKYVKNQGKEYQKLHEDHQLAFF; this is encoded by the coding sequence ATGAGCAAATATATACATAAAAGTCATAATGTTACGGTACTGCTGTATCACATGGTATTTCCAGCAAAATATCGCCGAGCAGTGTTTGACGTATCAGTTGATCAAGTATTACGAGAAATATGTTTAGAGATAGAAAAGAGATATCAAATAAAATTTTTAGAAATAGGGGTTGATGAAGATCATGTCCATTTTTTGGTACAATCTGTACCAACCTATAGCGTAACAAAAATAGTAACAACAATTAAAAGTGTTACAGCTCGTCAAATATTTAGACAGTGTCCACAGGTAAAGAAACAATTATGGGGTGGAGAATTTTGGACTGATGGATATTTTACGAGTACGGTAGGTAAGCATGGAAATGAGAATATGATAGGAAAATACGTAAAAAACCAAGGCAAGGAATATCAGAAACTGCATGAGGATCATCAGCTAGCTTTCTTCTAA
- the hpf gene encoding ribosome hibernation-promoting factor, HPF/YfiA family — MIISVSGQHISIGSNLQEYSKERVNQVLTKYFSDIISADIHYSKEGMNFKCDIIAKYGSGKHNIVKSNESCNDIYVAFDKAMAKLEKQLRKYKSKLKNHHTGKVKISEINSEGTKYIISPQDQENTNDTNDANYPIIIAEKPVEILKLSVKDAVMKMDLENLPAVVFKNINNNRINIVYYRKDGNISWVDYN; from the coding sequence ATGATTATTTCAGTTTCAGGGCAACATATTTCTATTGGTAGTAATTTACAAGAATATTCAAAAGAAAGAGTGAACCAAGTTCTAACAAAATATTTTTCCGATATAATAAGTGCAGATATACATTATTCAAAAGAAGGAATGAATTTTAAATGTGATATTATAGCAAAATATGGTTCAGGTAAGCATAATATCGTTAAAAGTAATGAGAGCTGCAATGACATATATGTAGCATTTGACAAAGCTATGGCAAAACTTGAAAAGCAGCTTAGAAAATATAAATCAAAACTAAAAAATCATCACACAGGTAAAGTAAAAATATCTGAAATCAATTCTGAGGGTACTAAATACATTATTAGCCCCCAAGATCAAGAAAATACTAATGATACAAATGATGCTAATTATCCAATAATTATTGCTGAAAAACCTGTAGAAATACTAAAGCTATCAGTAAAAGATGCAGTAATGAAAATGGATTTAGAGAATTTACCGGCAGTAGTATTCAAAAATATTAATAACAATCGTATAAATATAGTTTATTACCGTAAAGATGGTAATATTTCTTGGGTAGATTATAATTAA
- a CDS encoding double zinc ribbon domain-containing protein, whose amino-acid sequence MEILSSSGEFCGDCWQKLEFIAKPYCNIYGQRFSVKILDNAVCGCCYSKKPNYNLARSLFKV is encoded by the coding sequence TTGGAAATATTAAGTAGTAGTGGTGAGTTTTGTGGGGATTGTTGGCAAAAATTGGAGTTTATAGCAAAGCCTTATTGCAATATATACGGTCAAAGATTTAGCGTAAAAATCTTAGATAATGCAGTTTGTGGGTGTTGTTATAGCAAAAAACCTAATTATAATCTTGCTCGTAGTCTATTTAAAGTTTAA
- a CDS encoding helix-turn-helix domain-containing protein, with product MSWIILNEKLMAKAYSYDLRIRVIKSLTDGKTIKETSEIYSISRKTIIEWKKLKKQTGDVKAKSGYHTGHRRIIRDIEGFKKFIELNFDKTTMELANNWNQKVSASTISRLLNKLGYSYKKNFSSSQKGYWSKE from the coding sequence ATGAGTTGGATTATACTAAATGAAAAACTTATGGCAAAGGCATATTCATACGATTTAAGAATACGAGTAATAAAAAGTTTAACAGATGGTAAAACAATAAAAGAGACTTCAGAGATATACTCTATTAGTAGGAAGACTATAATAGAGTGGAAAAAATTAAAGAAACAAACTGGGGATGTCAAAGCAAAAAGTGGTTATCATACAGGACATCGTAGAATAATAAGAGACATAGAGGGATTTAAAAAATTTATAGAATTAAATTTTGATAAAACCACCATGGAGCTAGCTAATAACTGGAATCAAAAAGTATCTGCAAGTACGATATCAAGATTGCTTAATAAATTAGGTTATAGTTATAAAAAAAACTTTTCTTCATCCCAAAAGGGATATTGGTCTAAGGAATGA
- the trmD gene encoding tRNA (guanosine(37)-N1)-methyltransferase TrmD, which translates to MSLLHATILTVFPEMFPGTLGHSLAGQALQKNIWSYDVINIRDFGLTKHKNVDDEAYGGGDGLIMRPDVLGNAIDHALSLNPKAKIYYPSPRGKVFTQGFAKKMLQDTNIIFLCGRYEGIDERVIEEYNITEISVGDYILSGGEIPTLTILDCLIRLLPGVLMNQNTLSSESFEKNGEFEGGLECGLYTRPEVWRNRKVPSVLLSGNHKLINKWKKEQSLMITKLRRPELLKDLRDKERS; encoded by the coding sequence ATGTCCCTACTTCATGCTACTATCTTAACTGTTTTTCCTGAAATGTTTCCTGGTACTTTAGGGCATTCTTTGGCTGGGCAAGCTCTGCAAAAAAATATTTGGTCGTATGATGTTATCAATATCCGTGATTTCGGCTTAACTAAGCATAAAAATGTTGATGATGAAGCTTATGGCGGCGGTGATGGGCTGATAATGCGTCCTGACGTGCTGGGTAATGCAATAGATCACGCCTTATCTTTAAATCCAAAAGCTAAAATTTACTACCCCTCACCTCGTGGTAAAGTCTTTACACAAGGCTTTGCTAAAAAGATGTTACAGGATACAAATATTATATTCTTGTGTGGACGTTACGAAGGGATTGACGAACGTGTAATTGAAGAGTATAATATAACCGAAATTAGTGTAGGCGACTACATTTTATCCGGCGGGGAAATACCCACTCTCACCATTCTTGATTGCTTAATTAGGTTACTACCTGGTGTTTTAATGAACCAGAATACCCTTTCTTCTGAGTCTTTTGAGAAAAACGGGGAGTTTGAGGGAGGGCTTGAATGCGGCTTATATACAAGACCTGAAGTTTGGCGTAACCGAAAAGTGCCGAGTGTTTTATTATCCGGTAATCATAAATTGATTAATAAATGGAAAAAAGAGCAGTCGCTTATGATTACAAAATTACGTCGTCCGGAATTATTAAAAGATTTAAGAGACAAGGAAAGGAGTTAA
- a CDS encoding monovalent cation/H+ antiporter complex subunit F produces the protein MINIFLIILSLFISLITYLFIRKTDIFTKLLILNSLTSVVSLFICCLGFYLGNSSYLDIAIIYFLLSFIATNGYLKYFIYESDKNKED, from the coding sequence ATGATTAATATCTTTCTAATTATCCTTTCTTTATTTATTTCTTTAATAACCTATCTATTTATTAGAAAAACAGATATTTTCACTAAGCTATTAATCCTAAACAGTTTAACTAGTGTAGTGAGTTTATTTATTTGCTGCTTAGGATTTTATTTAGGCAATAGCTCATATTTAGATATAGCAATTATTTATTTTTTATTGAGCTTTATAGCTACAAATGGTTATTTAAAATATTTTATATATGAATCAGATAAAAACAAAGAAGATTGA
- a CDS encoding glutamine synthetase, producing the protein MQISYNNFINTLSNNLQKKKQLEKIIFQFHKDYNLIPIIGVEIEFYLSPNIDISKFEILARKYLTKFKISKIKKEKGNNQFEIDLPPSHDLVNYAKMILKVKNTLTKIAEYLNGHTDFSPKPFLNDYGNSMHFHISFDMESGDYIILAAQGLCHYMLDTLLAFMPGSIDYLRLDKDFMAPTHVSYGGNNRSVAIRTLNVVPKRLEHRLSSPETDPYIAIFTILKSILLSLKFPNSIKKTEKIYGNAFDPQYNLTPLPTSAQESFKLFKPEFFR; encoded by the coding sequence ATGCAAATATCCTATAATAATTTTATTAATACCTTATCTAATAACCTACAAAAAAAGAAACAGCTAGAAAAAATCATTTTCCAATTTCATAAAGATTATAATTTAATACCTATCATTGGGGTAGAAATAGAGTTTTACTTAAGCCCTAATATTGATATATCTAAATTTGAAATACTTGCAAGAAAATATTTAACGAAGTTTAAAATTTCTAAAATAAAAAAAGAAAAGGGTAATAATCAATTCGAAATAGATCTTCCTCCATCCCATGATTTAGTAAATTATGCAAAAATGATACTTAAAGTTAAAAATACTTTAACAAAAATAGCTGAGTATTTAAATGGTCATACGGATTTCTCTCCTAAACCTTTTTTAAATGATTATGGGAATAGTATGCATTTCCATATAAGTTTTGATATGGAATCTGGCGATTATATAATTTTAGCAGCACAAGGTTTATGCCATTATATGCTAGATACTCTACTTGCTTTTATGCCGGGTAGTATTGATTATTTACGCCTTGATAAAGATTTTATGGCCCCGACTCATGTATCTTATGGAGGAAATAACAGAAGTGTAGCTATTCGAACTCTAAATGTTGTTCCTAAACGTTTAGAGCATCGCTTATCTTCTCCTGAAACTGATCCTTACATAGCAATTTTTACTATTTTAAAGTCTATATTATTATCTTTAAAATTTCCAAATTCAATTAAAAAGACAGAAAAGATTTATGGAAATGCTTTTGATCCGCAATATAATTTAACACCATTACCAACGTCAGCTCAGGAAAGTTTCAAACTGTTTAAACCAGAGTTTTTTAGATAA
- a CDS encoding ComF family protein: MYNPPQILAEELAKIMNLTVKADILIKSKWTKAQTFLSKRQRKNNISGSIKFNTKYNILGKKILLIDDVITTGETIMPHITQYLKFEDSSVKIAGSNIDHH; encoded by the coding sequence ATGTATAACCCGCCTCAAATTCTTGCAGAAGAATTAGCAAAAATTATGAATCTTACAGTAAAAGCCGATATATTGATTAAGTCAAAATGGACAAAAGCACAAACTTTTTTATCAAAAAGACAGCGTAAAAACAATATAAGCGGTAGTATCAAATTTAATACAAAATATAATATTTTAGGTAAAAAAATCTTATTAATTGATGATGTAATCACCACCGGTGAAACTATTATGCCTCATATAACCCAATATCTTAAATTCGAAGATAGCAGTGTTAAAATAGCTGGTAGCAACATTGATCATCATTAA